In Flavobacterium sp. CBA20B-1, one DNA window encodes the following:
- the secE gene encoding preprotein translocase subunit SecE — MAKVVNYISDAFTELKANVTWTPWAEVQRYTIIVAIFTVVLSLATWGVDTLFSEALAGFFNLLNS, encoded by the coding sequence ATGGCAAAAGTAGTTAATTATATATCTGATGCGTTTACCGAATTAAAAGCAAATGTTACATGGACACCATGGGCAGAGGTGCAACGCTACACAATTATTGTTGCTATCTTTACAGTAGTACTTTCATTAGCTACATGGGGCGTAGATACATTGTTTTCTGAAGCTTTAGCTGGTTTCTTTAACCTTTTAAATTCGTAA